In Camelina sativa cultivar DH55 chromosome 16, Cs, whole genome shotgun sequence, a single window of DNA contains:
- the LOC104750345 gene encoding cytochrome P450 72A13-like, translated as MEISVASVTVSIAIAVLSWWVWRTLNCVWFKPKMLESYLRGEGLVGTSYTPLFGDIKRSYSMMMEAKSKAIKLTDDITPRVVPYPLQMLKTHGNTFFTWLGPTPVITIMDPELIKEAFNKVYDFPKPHTFPLVRLIATGLADYDGDKWAKHRRVINPAFNLERIKNMVPAFHQSCNEVVDQWDKLVSNKGFPCEVDVWPWLVNMTADVISRTAFSSSYKEGQRIFENQTELAELVLQAIRKGSVPGYSYLPTKLNRRMKASYREIEVILRGIINKRVRGREAGEAPNDDMLGILLESNTGQAKGNGLSIEEVIEECKLFYIAGQVTTSVLLVWTMVMLSQHQDWQVRAREEVKQVLGDKEPDTEGLNQLKFIKMILYEVLRLYPPVVQLMRATEKEMKLGDLTLPAGVQISLPIMLVQRDTELWGNDAAEFKPERFKDGLSKATKNQLSFFAFGWGPRICIGQHFALLEAKMAMALILQRFSFELSPSYVHAPYEAMTINPQFGAPVILQKL; from the exons ATGGAGATATCAGTAGCGTCCGTAACAGTTTCAATAGCCATAGCTGTTTTGTCGTGGTGGGTATGGAGAACTTTGAATTGCGTTTGGTTTAAACCTAAGATGCTTGAGAGTTACCTGAGAGGAGAGGGTCTTGTCGGAACTTCTTACACGCCTCTTTTCGGCGACATAAAGAGGAGTTATAGCATGATGATGGAGGCTAAATCCAAAGCCATCAAACTAACGGATGATATCACGCCACGTGTTGTGCCTTATCCCTTGCAAATGCTTAAGACTCAcg GAAATACTTTCTTTACATGGCTTGGACCTACACCAGTCATCACTATAATGGATCCTGAGCTAATCAAGGAAGCGTTCAACAAAGTTTACGATTTCCCCAAGCCGCATACGTTCCCTTTGGTCAGACTGATAGCAACTGGACTTGCTGACTATGATGGTGACAAATGGGCGAAACACCGAAGAGTCATCAATCCGGCTTTCAATCTAGAGAGAATCAAG AATATGGTACCAGCGTTTCACCAGAGCTGCAATGAGGTTGTTGACCAATGGGATAAGTTAGTTTCCAATAAAGGGTTTCCATGCGAGGTGGATGTTTGGCCTTGGCTTGTGAATATGACTGCAGATGTGATCTCTCGTACTGCTTTTAGTAGCAGCTACAAAGAAGGACAAAGGATATTTGAGAACCAGACAGAACTAGCTGAGCTCGTTCTACAAGCTATTCGGAAAGGTTCTGTCCCTGGATATAG TTATCTCCCAACGAAGCTCAATAGAAGGATGAAAGCATCATATAGAGAAATCGAAGTTATACTAAGAGGGATCATTAACAAAAGGGTAAGGGGGAGAGAAGCCGGGGAAGCACCAAACGACGATATGTTGGGTATACTTCTTGAGTCAAATACGGGTCAAGCGAAAGGAAATGGATTGAGCATTGAGGAAGTAATAGAAGAGTGCAAGTTGTTTTATATCGCCGGGCAGGTGACAACCTCAGTACTTCTGGTTTGGACAATGGTTATGTTAAGCCAACACCAAGACTGGCAGGTACGTGCAAGAGAAGAAGTGAAGCAAGTTTTGGGCGATAAAGAACCAGATACAGAAGGCCTTAACCAGCTCAAATTT ATTAAAATGATATTATATGAAGTATTAAGGCTATATCCTCCAGTAGTTCAGCTGATGCGAGCTACTGAAAAAGAGATGAAGCTAGGAGACTTGACACTACCAGCTGGGGTTCAGATTAGTCTACCTATTATGTTAGTCCAACGGGACACCGAACTGTGGGGCAACGATGCAGCAGAGTTCAAGCCCGAGAGGTTCAAAGACGGTCTTTCAAAGGCAACAAAGAACCAACTTTCCTTCTTTGCCTTTGGGTGGGGACCAAGGATATGCATCGGCCAGCATTTTGCCCTATTGGAGGCAAAGATGGCAATGGCTTTGATTCTACAGAGATTCTCATTCGAGCTTTCTCCTTCCTATGTTCACGCACCTTACGAAGCCATGACCATTAACCCACAGTTTGGTGCTCCTGTTATCCTTCAGAAGCTATAA
- the LOC104750344 gene encoding acyl carrier protein 2, mitochondrial, producing the protein MAARGALLRYLRVNVNPTIQNRRERALPFTAILRRFSEEVRGSFLDKSEVTDRVLSVVKNFQKVDPSKVSPKSHFQNDLGLDSLDTVEVVMALEEEFGFEIPDTDADKIHSINLAVDFIASHPQAK; encoded by the exons ATGGCGGCGAGAGGTGCTTTGCTTAGATACCTAAGAGTCAACGTGAATCCAACAATTCAAAACCGTAGAGAACGTGCGCTCCCTTTCACCGCTATTCTCCGCCGTTTCTCGGAGGAAGTGAGAGGCTCTTTCCTTGACAAATCTGAGGTCACAGATCGCGTTCTCTCCGTCGTCAAAAACTTCCAAAAAGTCGATCCTTCTAAG GTTTCCCCAAAATCCCATTTCCAAAACGATCTCGGGTTGGACAGTTTGGACACTGTGGAAGTTGTGATGGCATTGGAGGAGGAATTTGGGTTTGAGATCCCTGATACTGACGCAGACAAGATCCATTCCATCAATCTAGCCGTTGACTTTATTGCATCTCATCCTCAGGCTAAGtga
- the LOC104750343 gene encoding uncharacterized protein LOC104750343 has product MKMRALEESKISVVVSLLLLFSIFISCSHQANEVSIKEGEGEMKMMPLMEEKFMVMNETRRKLGSFQICSVCTCCGGAKGLCLPSPCCYAINCNIPNRPFGYCSFTPKTCNCFGCHI; this is encoded by the exons atgaaaatgagagctttagaagaatcgaagatctctgttgttgtttcgttgcttcttctcttctcaatctTCATCAGTTGCAGTCACCAG GCAAATGAGGTGTCAatcaaagaaggagaaggagagatgaagatgatgccaTTGATGGAGGAGAAGTTTATGGTGATGAATGAAACAAGAAGGAAGCTTGGGAGTTTTCAGATATGTTCAGTTTGTACTTGTTGTGGTGGTGCTAAAGGTCTTTGCTTGCCTTCACCTTGTTGCTATGCAATTAACTGCAACATCCCTAATAGACCTTTTGGTTACTGCTCTTTCACTCCCAAAACTTGCAATTGCTTTGGCTGCCATATCTGA
- the LOC104750346 gene encoding polygalacturonase-like: MTFSLSFVQVFSIVTTIIMSHFGQSDARTSLNVLSFGAKPNGVVDSVKAFSDAWDAACEVADSVVIYVPKGRYLVSGEVRFEGESCKSREITLRIDGTLIGPQDYRLLGKRENWFSFIGVHNVTVLGGSFDAKGSTLWSCKANGYNCPEGATTLRFMDSYNVKIKGVLSLNSQLFHIAINRCRNIKIEDVRIIAPDDSPNTDGIHIQLSTDIEVRNASIKTGDDCISIGPGTKNLMVDGITCGPGHGISIGSLAKSIEEQGVENVTVKKSVFVRTDNGLRIKSWPRHSNGFVERVRFLGALMVNVSYPIVIDQNYCPGDSSCPSQESGIKINDVIYSGIMGTSATKIAIKMDCSERVPCTGIRMQAINLTYNGEAAKTSCINVSGKQLGLVSPSGCL; this comes from the exons atGACATTCTCTCTAAGCTTTGTTCAGGTCTTTAGCATCGTTACAACAATCATTATGTCCCACTTTGGTCAGTCTGACGCAAGAACAAGTCTTAACGTTCTGAGCTTTGGCGCAAAACCAAACGGAGTGGTAGACTCGGTAAAAGCTTTTTCGGATGCATGGGATGCCGCGTGTGAAGTGGCAGACTCGGTCGTGATTTACGTACCTAAAGGAAGGTATTTGGTTAGCGGAGAGGTTCGGTTTGAAGGAGAAAGTTGTAAAAGCCGCGAGATAACATTAAGGATTGACGGAACTTTAATTGGTCCTCAAGACTACAGGTTGCTTGGGAAAAGAGAAAACTGGTTTAGTTTTATTGGTGTTCACAATGTTACGGTTCTTGGTGGTTCTTTTGATGCTAAGGGATCAACCTTGTGGAGCTGCAAAGCCAATGGTTACAACTGCCCTGAAGGTGCAACG ACATTGAGATTCATGGACTCATACAACGTGAAGATCAAAGGAGTATTGTCATTGAATAGCCAATTGTTCCACATAGCAATAAACCGTTGCAGAAACATAAAGATTGAAGATGTCCGGATCATAGCACCAGATGATAGCCCCAACACTGACGGCATTCACATCCAGCTATCAACCGACATCGAGGTCCGAAATGCTTCTATCAAAACCGGAGACGATTGTATCTCGATCGGACCGGGTACAAAGAACCTTATGGTAGATGGAATCACTTGTGGTCCTGGACATGGAATCAGCATTGGGAGCTTAGCGAAGTCCATAGAGGAACAAGGCGTGGAAAATGTGACTGTGAAGAAGTCTGTGTTTGTACGAACAGACAATGGACTAAGGATAAAGTCGTGGCCACGACATAGCAACGGGTTCGTGGAAAGGGTTCGGTTCTTAGGGGCTCTTATGGTCAACGTTTCGTATCCTATCGTCATCGACCAGAACTATTGCCCTGGCGATTCTTCTTGCCCTTCTCAG GAGTCGGGAATCAAAATAAACGATGTAATATATAGCGGAATCATGGGAACATCAGCCACAAAGATTGCTATAAAGATGGATTGTAGTGAGCGAGTACCATGCACTGGGATTCGAATGCAAGCGATTAATCTAACTTACAATGGTGAAGCAGCAAAGACTTCTTGCATAAATGTTTCTGGTAAGCAACTTGGTTTGGTTTCACCTAGTGGATGTCTCTGA
- the LOC104750347 gene encoding type II inositol polyphosphate 5-phosphatase 15 isoform X2, translating to MEDRQTNQDDDVFSFFAPPYESTFSAATPSTLFNRSAYSSSSSGDDEDSSQPSVDDSNKRIDYMIQFLDRRLSEDGNSDGIGGDRNGTDRSDSSLPEFVGKCGESGIFKVPIRSAVHPNRPPSLDVRPHPLRETQIGRFLRTMTSTQRQLWTGGEDGALRVWEFRELYASGRGLEVEDTAPYKESLGNEIGSAVVCMIGDEGSRVVWSGHRDGRIKCWRLRVDHGIEEALSWQAHRGPVLSIAISAYGDIWSGSEGGALKVWPWDDALGKSLSLKMEVRHMAALSVERSYIDPRNQVSANGFANTLTADVTVLVSDHKRARIWSASPLTFALWDARTRDLIKVFSIDGQLERTDNSIYPDFGTEEEGKMKITASKKEKAQSSLGFFQRSRNALMGAADAVRRAATKGGFCDDSRKTEAVVISVDGLIWTGSSIGVLMRWDGNGNCLQEYSYQSSGILCMFTFCSRIWVGYSNGTVQVLDLEGKLLGGWVAHSGPVIKMAIGGGYLFTLANHGGIRGWNVTSPGPLDNVLRAELAGKDFLYSRIENLKILAGTWNVGEGRASTDSLVSWLGCAATGVEVVVVGLQEVEMGAGVLAMSAAKETVGLEGSPLGQWWLDMIGKTLDEGSSFVRVGSRQLAGLLICVWVRHDLKPHVGDVDAAAVPCGFGRAIGNKGAVGVRLRMYDRVLCFVNCHFAAHLDAVSRRNADFDHVYRTMTFSRQSTSLTTGVATASFGVSVPRGGNAVGVNTVEARPELSEADMVIFLGDFNYRLDDITYDETRDFISQRCFDWLREKDQLHAEMEAGNVFQGMREAIIRFPPTYKFERHQAGLAGYDSGEKKRIPAWCDRILYRDNKKHLGAECSLDCPVVSSVSQYDACMDVTDSDHKPVRCVFSVKIARVDESVRRQEFGNIINSNKKIKVMLGELSKVPETIVSTNNIILQNQDSTILRITNKSEKNIAFFQIICEGQAKIEEDGQAHDHRARGSFGFPQWLEVSPGTGAIKPNQIAEVSVHLEDFPTVEEFVDGVPQNSWCEDTRDEEVILVLVVHGRFSTVTRNHKIRVRHCPRGKKKYDDDRPKSSGQINALHRSDYQQLSNTLDVVEQLRNLHSP from the exons ATGGAAGATCGTCAAACCAACCAAGACGATgatgttttctccttcttcgcACCTCCTTACGAATCTACCTTCTCCGCCGCGACTCCGTCAACGCTTTTCAACCGTTCAGCttactcctcttcttcctccggcGACGATGAGGACTCCTCTCAGCCTTCCGTTGACGACAGCAACAAACGAATCGATTACATGATCCAATTTCTAGACCGGAGACTCAGCGAAGACGGTAATTCCGACGGGATCGGTGGTGATAGGAATGGTACGGATAGGTCTGATTCTTCTTTACCGGAGTTTGTTGGTAAGTGTGGTGAATCTGGGATCTTTAAGGTTCCGATTAGGTCGGCTGTTCATCCGAATCGGCCGCCGAGTCTTGATGTGAGACCTCATCCACTTAGGGAAACTCAAATTGGGAGGTTCTTGAGGACGATGACGAGTACACAGAGACAATTATGGACTGGAggtgaggatggtgctttgagagTTTGGGAGTTTAGGGAATTGTATGCAAGTGGGAGGGGATTAGAGGTAGAGGATACGGCGCCGTATAAGGAGAGTTTGGGTAATGAGATTGGGTCTGCGGTTGTTTGTATGATTGGTGATGAAGGTAGTAGAGTAGTTTGGAGTGGGCATAGAGATGGGAGGATTAAATGTTGGAGATTGAGAGTTGATCATGGTATTGAAGAAGCTTTGTCGTGGCAAGCTCATCGTGGTCCTGTTCTCTCCATTGCCATCTCGGCTTATG GAGATATATGGTCAGGGTCGGAGGGAGGTGCTCTTAAAGTTTGGCCCTGGGACGACGCTCTTGGGAAGTCTCTTTCTTTGAAGATGGAAGTGAGGCACATGGCTGCGTTATCAGTAGAGAGATCATATATTGACCCTAGGAACCAGGTTTCGGCCAATGGATTTGCTAATACATTAACGGCAGATGTTACAGTCCTCGTATCTGATCATAAAAGGGCAAGAATATGGAGTGCTAGTCCCCTGACATTTGCTTTGTG GGATGCTCGCACAAGGGATTTAATCAAAGTATTCAGTATTGACGGGCAGCTCGAGCGAACTGACAATTCTATATATCCTGATTTTGGGACTGAAGAAGAGGGGAAGATGAAGATAACTGcttcaaagaaagagaaagctCAATCTTCTCTTGGTTTCTTTCAAAGGTCTCGTAATGCCCTTATGGGAGCAGCTGATGCTGTTCGTCGTGCTGCAACGAAAGGAGGGTTTTGTGATGATAGTAGGAAAACTGAGGCTGTTGTCATATCAGTTGATGGACTGATTTGGACAGGAAGTTCAATTGGCGTACTTATGCGATGGGATGGAAATGGTAATTGTTTGCAAGAGTACTCGTACCAGTCCTCTGGTATTCTCTGCATGTTCACTTTTTGTTCTCGAATATGGGTTGGTTATTCCAACGGCACTGTTCAGGTATTGGACCTTGAGGGAAAGCTCCTTGGAGGATGGGTAGCTCATAGTGGTCCTGTGATAAAAATGGCTATCGGGGGCGGTTATCTATTTACCCTTGCAAATCATGGAGGTATTCGTGGATGGAATGTTACTTCTCCAGGGCCCCTTGACAATGTATTGCGAGCTGAGTTGGCTGGGAAAGATTTTTTGTATTCAAGGATAGAGAATCTGAAAATATTAGCTGGCACATGGAATGTTGGAGAGGGGAGAGCATCGACTGACTCACTTGTATCTTGGCTAGGATGTGCTGCTACTGGAGTTGAGGTTGTAGTTGTTGGACTGCAAGAAGTTGAAATGGGAGCAGGAGTTCTAGCAATGTCTGCAGCAAAAGAAACA GTGGGACTTGAGGGTAGTCCACTTGGTCAGTGGTGGCTGGATATGATCGGCAAAACTTTGGATGAAGGATCATCTTTTGTTCGTGTTGGGTCTAGGCAGCTGGCAGGGTTACTCATTTGTGTATG GGTTAGACATGACCTTAAACCTCACGTGGGAGATGTTGATGCTGCTGCGGTTCCTTGTGGCTTTGGACGAGCGATTGGCAATAAG ggTGCTGTAGGTGTGCGACTCAGAATGTATGATCGAGTACTGTGCTTTGTAAATTGTCATTTTGCTGCACATCTAGACGCGGTTAGCCGGCGAAATGCTGACTTCGACCATGTTTATCGAACAATGACCTTCTCAAGGCAGTCTACTTCGCTCACTACGGGAGTTG CTACTGCTTCATTTGGTGTTTCAGTGCCTCGCGGTGGCAAT GCTGTGGGTGTCAACACAGTTGAAGCAAGGCCTGAATTATCCGAGGCAGACATGGTCATAtttcttggagattttaatTACCGTTTGGATGATATAACTTATGATGAAACAAGGGATTTCATTTCGCAAAGATGCTTTGATTGGCTAAGAGAAAAGGATCAGCTCCATGCTGAAATGGAAGCTGGGAATGTTTTTCAGGGGATGCGCGAAGCAATTATCAGATTCCCTCCAACATACAAGTTTGAAAGGCACCAAGCTGGTCTAGCAG GATATGATTCAGGGGAAAAGAAGCGGATTCCTGCCTGGTGTGACAGGATTCTATATCGCGATAACAAGAAACATTTGGGAGCTGAGTGCAGTCTGGATTGTCCAGTGGTGTCTTCTGTATCACA gtATGATGCCTGCATGGATGTGACAGACAGTGACCACAAGCCTGTTCGTTGTGTATTTAGTGTCAAGATTGCGAGGGTCGATGAATCAGTTAGGAGACAAGAATTTGGAAACATCATAAACTCGAATAAGAAAATCAAGGTCATGCTTGGAGAGTTAAGCAAGGTTCCAGAGACAATTGTCAGCACCAATAATATAATTCTCCAAAATCAGGATTCAACTATTCTGCGTATTACAAATAAGAGTGAGAAGAACATCGCTTTCTTTCAAATAATTTGTGAAGGCCAAGCCAAGATTGAGGAGGACGGTCAGGCACACGATCACCGAGCAAGAGGTTCTTTCGGGTTTCCCCAGTGGCTGGAG GTATCCCCAGGAACTGGAGCAATCAAGCCAAACCAAATAGCCGAGGTTTCAGTCCATCTCGAAGATTTCCCAACAGTAGAAGAATTTGTGGACGGTGTTCCTCAGAATTCTTGGTGTGAAGACACAAGAGACGAGGAAGTGATATTGGTCCTAGTAGTACATGGAAGGTTCTCGACTGTGACAAGAAACCATAAAATCCGTGTGCGTCACTGCCCTcgtggaaagaaaaaatatgatgaCGATAGACCCAAATCCTCGGGACAAATAAACGCTCTCCATCGCTCCGATTATCAACAACTAAGCAACACTCTAGATGTGGTTGAGCAGCTAAGGAACTTGCACAGTCCATAG
- the LOC104753565 gene encoding MADS-box transcription factor PHERES 2-like, whose product MRKKVKLSLIENATARRKTFLKRKEGLLKKVNELVTLCDVKACAVIYSPYQSTPEVWPSREGVEEVMSKFMECSVGERTKNMVDQEGFVCQSIAQENEQLNKLHEENRNSQIQDFMFGCLEGKMDVRHLDGRDKGDLRSFIEKYLNVVTHKIEIITKNAAAPIDLNQNPNVEEHEDILSMENNHQEPVTARLAALTIADADVSAPNNTKTL is encoded by the coding sequence ATGAGGAAGAAGGTGAAGTTGTCGCTCATAGAAAATGCAACGGCGAGGAGAAAAACATTCctgaagagaaaagaaggacTGCTGAAGAAAGTTAACGAGCTGGTGACTCTTTGTGATGTCAAAGCATGTGCGGTCATCTATAGTCCGTACCAATCAACTCCGGAGGTTTGGCCATCAAGGGAAGGTGTTGAAGAAGTAATGTCAAAATTCATGGAGTGTTCGGTGGGAGAGCGGACCAAGAATATGGTGGATCAAGAGGGTTTTGTATGTCAAAGCATCGCCCAAGAAAATGAGCAATTGAATAAGCTGCATGAGGAGAACCGAAATTCTCAGATTCAAGATTTTATGTTTGGTTGTCTTGAAGGGAAGATGGATGTGCGTCATCTTGATGGAAGGGATAAGGGAGATTTGAGATCTTTTATTGAAAAGTATCTCAATGTTGTTACTCACAAGATTGAGATCATTACTAAGAATGCAGCTGCCCCAATCGATTTGAATCAAAATCCTAACGTTGAAGAGCATGAGGACATTCTCTCCATGGAAAACAATCACCAAGAACCTGTAACCGCTCGTCTCGCTGCCCTCACCATTGCTGATGCTGATGTTTCTGCTCCTAACAACACCAAGACGCTTTAG
- the LOC104750348 gene encoding beta-hexosaminidase 3-like: MIFITHKHCTKPPIQRLCLTCIYKERDFYDSLLFFATFFFPPLIFIFTIFRFTKREKMRGRGAKIAGVLPFFTLFMAGAISAFEDIERLRIWPLPAEVSHGGRRMYLSGDFKLVTEGSKYEDTTEILKEGFDRMLDVVRLSHVVSGGRNSSRSGGSALLQGLHVIISSSTDELEYGADESYKLVVPSPEKPSYAHLETKSVYGALHGLQTLSQLCHFNVKKKIIEILMTPWNITDQPRFSYRGLLIDTSRHYLPLPVIKNVIDSMTYAKLNVLHWHIVDTQSFPLEIPSYPKLWNGAYSSSQRYTFDDAAEIVKYAERRGIHVLAEIDVPGHALSWGKGYPSLWPSKNCQEPLDVSSNFTFKVIDGILSDFSKIFKFKFVHLGGDEVNTTCWSATPRIAQWLKKHQMSEEEAYQYFVLRAQKIALSHGYEIINWEETFNNFGSKLNPKTVVHNWLGTGVVERVTASGLRCIVSNQDKWYLDHIDAPWQGFYDNEPLQAIKDKKQQSLVLGGEVCMWGEHIDASDIEQTIWPRAAAAAERLWTPYAKLATNPDKVTTRLAHFRCLLNQRGVAAAPLVGGGRVVPLEPGSCLAQ, encoded by the exons atgatttttattactCATAAACACTGCACCAAGCCACCAATTCAGAGGCTTTGTCTAACgtgtatatataaagagagagacttCTACGattctcttctattttttgctacatttttttttcctcctttgattttcatttttactatttttcgtTTTACTAAGAGGGAAAAAATGAGAGGTAGAGGAGCAAAGATCGCCGGCGTTTTGCCGTTTTTTACGCTATTCATGGCCGGAGCAATCTCCGCCTTTGAAGACATAGAGAGGCTGAGGATTTGGCCGTTGCCGGCGGAAGTTAGCCACGGTGGCCGGAGAATGTATCTAAGTGGAGATTTCAAGCTTGTTACGGAAGGAAGCAAATATGAAGACACTACAGAGATCTTGAAAGAAGGATTTGATAGAATGCTCGATGTTGTGAGACTGAGCCACGTCGTCTCTGGTGGCCGGAACTCTTCACGCTCCGGTGGATCTGCTTTGCTTCAGGGACTCCACGTCATTATCTCCTCCTCCACGGATGAG TTGGAATATGGAGCAGACGAGTCGTACAAATTAGTGGTTCCATCCCCAGAGAAGCCGTCGTATGCACACCTCGAG ACAAAGAGCGTTTATGGTGCATTACACGGTCTACAG ACACTTAGCCAGTTATGCCATTTTAATGTGAAGAAAAAGATAATAGAGATTCTAATGACTCCATGGAATATTACTGACCAGCCTAGATTCTCTTACCGTGGCCTTTTAATTG ATACATCCCGACATTATTTGCCACTTCCGGTTATAAAGAACGTGATTGATTCCATGACATACGCCAAACTT AATGTGTTACATTGGCACATTGTGGATACACAGTCATTTCCATTAGAGATTCCTTCTTACCCCAAGCTATGGAACGGTGCTTACTCTTCCTCGCAGCGATACACTTTCGATGACGCCGCTGAAATCGTCAA GTATGCTGAACGAAGAGGGATCCATGTCTTGGCTGAGATTGATGTTCCAGGACACGCTCTCTCATG GGGAAAAGGCTATCCTTCCTTGTGGCCCTCCAAGAATTGTCAAGAACCACTTGACGTGAGCAGTAACTTTACATTTAAGGTCATTGATGGCATTCTTTCTG atttcagCAAGATCTTTAAGTTTAAATTTGTCCATTTGGGAGGTGACGAAGTAAATACAA CTTGTTGGTCAGCAACACCGCGAATAGCCCAATG GCTCAAAAAGCATCAGATGAGTGAAGAAGAAGCCTATCAATATTTCGTGCTACGGGCACAAAAGATCGCTTTGTCTCATGGATATGAAATTATTAACTG GGAAGAAACCTTCAACAATTTTGGAAGCAAATTAAACCCGAAAACCGTGGTTCACAACTG GCTTGGTACCGGAGTTGTTGAGAGAGTGACGGCTTCCGGTTTAAGGTGTATAGTGAGTAACCAAGACAAATGGTATTTGGATCATATAGACGCACCTTGGCAAGGCTTTTATGATAACGAGCCACTTCAAGCCATAAAGGATAAAAAGCAACAAAGTCTAGTACTTGGTGGCGAAGTTTGCATGTGGGGTGAACATATTGATGCTTCTGACATTGAACAAACCATTTGGCCTCGCGCTGCCGCAGCTGCAG AGCGGTTATGGACACCTTATGCAAAGTTGGCTACAAATCCAGACAAGGTAACAACGAGGTTGGCTCACTTCAGATGCTTATTAAATCAAAGAGGCGTTGCAGCCGCACCTTTGGTTGGTGGCGGAAGAGTCGTGCCTTTGGAACCAGGTTCTTGTCTCGCTCAGTGA